CGCGCGAGTATCTTGCCGGCCTTTCTTGCCATAACCTTGAGACCCACGGCGCTAATTCGGAACGCACCTGGATTCGGTAGCCCCCCGCCACCCTACGTAGCTCAATCCCACGCTGTTCATATTCAGACGCAAGGTTGTCAAGCTCCTCACGGACCCGTTCCGCAGAAGGCGGCTCGATGCCGTCATCACTGACAAAGAGATCTTGTAACTGACTAATCCGCAATGGCTCACCCGACGCCAGCAGGGCTGCTTCGATGATATTCTTGACGGTGGGCATGGAAATTTAAGATCAACGTGCTCGAACGTAAATGGGCGCAAAAGCTTCGGCCTGAGCTAGTTCTATCAGTGACTCGCGCACCAACTCCAGCAAAGCAAGGAAGGTCACCACCACGCCTGACCTACCCTCAGAGGCAGTAAACAGCTCGCCAAGCGGAGTATAACTATCATGGGGCAGCTTTTTAAGTGTTTCGCTCATTCTCTCGCGGACGCTGATCGCCTGCCTCTCAACACTATGGGTTTGATACCGCTCGGCGCGCTGTAATAACCCGGTAAGTGCTGTGAGCAGATCTTTGAGCCCGACATCTGGTGGCGGAGTCTGCGGACGGCATTCAGGCGCACAAACAGCTGCCGTAAAAACATCACGTCCCAACCGCGGTTGTTGATCTAGCTCCTCTGCAGCTTGCTTAAACTGCTCGTACTCTTGCAACCTACGAATCAATTCGGCCCTGGGATCTTCAGTCTCTTCATCTTCTGCACTTGAACTCGGCCGGGGCAAAAGCACACGTGATTTTATCTCTGCCAGCATCGCCGCCATCACCAAGTACTCTGCGGCAAGCTCAAGGCGCAATTCGCGCATTAGCTCGACGTAGTTCATGTACTGGCGTGTTATCTCGGCAATAGGGATATTGAGGATATCAAGGTTCTGACGGCGGATAAGGTAGAGC
This Halorhodospira halochloris DNA region includes the following protein-coding sequences:
- a CDS encoding segregation and condensation protein A; its protein translation is MGEEVLSRLPDDLYIPPDALEVFLEAFEGPLDLLLYLIRRQNLDILNIPIAEITRQYMNYVELMRELRLELAAEYLVMAAMLAEIKSRVLLPRPSSSAEDEETEDPRAELIRRLQEYEQFKQAAEELDQQPRLGRDVFTAAVCAPECRPQTPPPDVGLKDLLTALTGLLQRAERYQTHSVERQAISVRERMSETLKKLPHDSYTPLGELFTASEGRSGVVVTFLALLELVRESLIELAQAEAFAPIYVRAR